The proteins below are encoded in one region of Gadus macrocephalus chromosome 14, ASM3116895v1:
- the LOC132472078 gene encoding SHC-transforming protein 1-like isoform X1 — MLQRTKYSRLRNDSLSSLDDRLQDTKGDPQAPAAPLAPLHAQEAHARAPDGESSTLRGFIPRMAGISLLGGLGALTHKSGHRNIDRRADERPVSDADWTSGQASRCHAGGTKGPIALQGCPLHPLQGGLCRLKIVPPEEEGPENSVVHHHHVEYMGSLEVTQSMRTLDFDTRMQITREAISRLCEASPGVKSAIRSKRSLPKAVSVVLGQSNLQFSGSSVILTVSTESMSLTTVCPLQTVAHHSIQAISFASGGDPDLADFIAYVAKDPSNRRLCYIVKCPAGRACKIISSIDQAFQARFRQLLRQNAFILPTTQRCLIEIIDRIPERCFRDNEITEFNERSEESDYYNQIPGKVPPSGGIQDLRISREADQQDGLIQEMQVCSSKPISLYENCCIAHGPAAPSTVDRSVCEASMEPMEQPDSGPEWRPLSQDLIEEEGWFHGRLGRKQAEALLSCSGDFLVRESCSASGQYVLSGMEGQTVKHLLLVHPNGQVRTCDQVFQSVGHLVRFHMGSRTPIASGCSELNLTQPILHTY, encoded by the exons ATGCTGCAGCGCACCAAGTACAGCCGCCTTCGCAACGACTCCCTCAGCTCCCTGGACGACCGCCTCCAGGACACCAAGGGAGACCCGCAGGCCCCGGCCGCACCGCTCGCCCCGCTACACGCCCAGGAAGCCCATGCCCGGGCCCCCGACGGAGAGAGCAGCACCCTGAGGGGCTTCATCCCCCGCATGGCCGGCATCTCGCTGCTGGGTGGCCTGGGGGCGCTGACCCACAAAAGCGGGCACAGAAACATAGACAGACGTGCGGATGAGCGACCCGTCTCGGACGCGGACTGGACGTCGGGCCAAGCGTCCCGTTGCCACGCCGGAGGCACCAAGGGGCCCATCGCTCTGCAGGGGTGTCCCCTACACCCACTGCAAGGTGGTTTGTGCCGTTTGAAGATAGTCCCCCCGGAAGAGGAGGGCCCTGAGAACAGCGTGGTCCATCATCATCATGTGGAG tACATGGGTAGCCTGGAAGTCACGCAGTCCATGAGAACGCTGGACTTTGACACAAGAATGCAAATTACACG agaGGCTATTAGTCGTCTATGTGAGGCATCGCCAGGTGTCAAGTCAGCTATAAGAAGTAAAAGG TCCCTGCCGAAGGCTGTGTCAGTGGTTCTGGGTCAGAGCAACCTGCAGTTCTCTGGAAGCAGTGTCATCCTCACCGTGTCCACAGAGAGCATGTCTCTCACCACAGTCTGCCCCCTACAG ACGGTAGCCCACCACTCCATACAGGCCATCTCTTTTGCTTCAGGAGGAGACCCG GACTTGGCGGATTTCATTGCATACGTTGCCAAAGACCCTTCCAACCGGAGAC tGTGCTACATAGTGAAGTGCCCCGCGGGTCGGGCCTGcaagatcatcagcagcatTGATCAGGCCTTTCAGGCTCGATTCCGGCAGCTTCTCCGCCAGAATGCATTTATCTTACCCACAACGCAGAG GTGTTTGATCGAAATAATTGACAGGATACCAGAACGGTGCTTTAGAGACAACGAAATCACAGAGTTCAATGAACGTTCAGAGGAGTCCGACTACTACAATCAGATCCCAGGCAAGGTGCCCCCTTCTGGTGGAATACAGGACCTTCGTATCTCAAGAGAAGCTGATCAACAGGACGGTTTGATACAAGAG ATGCAGGTCTGCTCCTCAAAGCCGATTTCATTGTATGAGAACTGCTGCATTGCACACGGCCCTGCAGCGCCGTCTACAG TTGATAGGAGTGTTTGTGAGGCCAGCATGGAGCCTATGGAGCAGCCTGACAGTGGACCTGAGTGGCGCCCGCTCTCCCAGGACCTAATAGAGGAAGAAGGGTGGTTTCATGGCAG GCTTGGCCGTAAGCAGGCGGAGGCGCTGCTGTCCTGCAGTGGGGACTTCCTCGTCAGGGAGAGTTGCTCTGCCTCGGGCCAGTACGTCCTCAGCGGCATGGAGGGGCAAACCGTCAAGCACCTCCTTCTGGTCCACCCCAacggacag GTGCGCACGTGCGACCAGGTGTTCCAGAGCGTGGGTCACCTGGTTCGTTTCCACATGGGGAGTCGAACACCCATCGCCTCTGGCTGCAGCGAGCTGAATCTAACACAACCCATCCtgcacacatactga
- the LOC132472078 gene encoding SHC-transforming protein 1-like isoform X2: MLQRTKYSRLRNDSLSSLDDRLQDTKGDPQAPAAPLAPLHAQEAHARAPDGESSTLRGFIPRMAGISLLGGLGALTHKSGHRNIDRRADERPVSDADWTSGQASRCHAGGTKGPIALQGCPLHPLQGGLCRLKIVPPEEEGPENSVVHHHHVEYMGSLEVTQSMRTLDFDTRMQITREAISRLCEASPGVKSAIRSKRSLPKAVSVVLGQSNLQFSGSSVILTVSTESMSLTTVCPLQTVAHHSIQAISFASGGDPDLADFIAYVAKDPSNRRLCYIVKCPAGRACKIISSIDQAFQARFRQLLRQNAFILPTTQRIPERCFRDNEITEFNERSEESDYYNQIPGKVPPSGGIQDLRISREADQQDGLIQEMQVCSSKPISLYENCCIAHGPAAPSTVDRSVCEASMEPMEQPDSGPEWRPLSQDLIEEEGWFHGRLGRKQAEALLSCSGDFLVRESCSASGQYVLSGMEGQTVKHLLLVHPNGQVRTCDQVFQSVGHLVRFHMGSRTPIASGCSELNLTQPILHTY, from the exons ATGCTGCAGCGCACCAAGTACAGCCGCCTTCGCAACGACTCCCTCAGCTCCCTGGACGACCGCCTCCAGGACACCAAGGGAGACCCGCAGGCCCCGGCCGCACCGCTCGCCCCGCTACACGCCCAGGAAGCCCATGCCCGGGCCCCCGACGGAGAGAGCAGCACCCTGAGGGGCTTCATCCCCCGCATGGCCGGCATCTCGCTGCTGGGTGGCCTGGGGGCGCTGACCCACAAAAGCGGGCACAGAAACATAGACAGACGTGCGGATGAGCGACCCGTCTCGGACGCGGACTGGACGTCGGGCCAAGCGTCCCGTTGCCACGCCGGAGGCACCAAGGGGCCCATCGCTCTGCAGGGGTGTCCCCTACACCCACTGCAAGGTGGTTTGTGCCGTTTGAAGATAGTCCCCCCGGAAGAGGAGGGCCCTGAGAACAGCGTGGTCCATCATCATCATGTGGAG tACATGGGTAGCCTGGAAGTCACGCAGTCCATGAGAACGCTGGACTTTGACACAAGAATGCAAATTACACG agaGGCTATTAGTCGTCTATGTGAGGCATCGCCAGGTGTCAAGTCAGCTATAAGAAGTAAAAGG TCCCTGCCGAAGGCTGTGTCAGTGGTTCTGGGTCAGAGCAACCTGCAGTTCTCTGGAAGCAGTGTCATCCTCACCGTGTCCACAGAGAGCATGTCTCTCACCACAGTCTGCCCCCTACAG ACGGTAGCCCACCACTCCATACAGGCCATCTCTTTTGCTTCAGGAGGAGACCCG GACTTGGCGGATTTCATTGCATACGTTGCCAAAGACCCTTCCAACCGGAGAC tGTGCTACATAGTGAAGTGCCCCGCGGGTCGGGCCTGcaagatcatcagcagcatTGATCAGGCCTTTCAGGCTCGATTCCGGCAGCTTCTCCGCCAGAATGCATTTATCTTACCCACAACGCAGAG GATACCAGAACGGTGCTTTAGAGACAACGAAATCACAGAGTTCAATGAACGTTCAGAGGAGTCCGACTACTACAATCAGATCCCAGGCAAGGTGCCCCCTTCTGGTGGAATACAGGACCTTCGTATCTCAAGAGAAGCTGATCAACAGGACGGTTTGATACAAGAG ATGCAGGTCTGCTCCTCAAAGCCGATTTCATTGTATGAGAACTGCTGCATTGCACACGGCCCTGCAGCGCCGTCTACAG TTGATAGGAGTGTTTGTGAGGCCAGCATGGAGCCTATGGAGCAGCCTGACAGTGGACCTGAGTGGCGCCCGCTCTCCCAGGACCTAATAGAGGAAGAAGGGTGGTTTCATGGCAG GCTTGGCCGTAAGCAGGCGGAGGCGCTGCTGTCCTGCAGTGGGGACTTCCTCGTCAGGGAGAGTTGCTCTGCCTCGGGCCAGTACGTCCTCAGCGGCATGGAGGGGCAAACCGTCAAGCACCTCCTTCTGGTCCACCCCAacggacag GTGCGCACGTGCGACCAGGTGTTCCAGAGCGTGGGTCACCTGGTTCGTTTCCACATGGGGAGTCGAACACCCATCGCCTCTGGCTGCAGCGAGCTGAATCTAACACAACCCATCCtgcacacatactga
- the vps35 gene encoding vacuolar protein sorting-associated protein 35: protein MPTTQSPQDEQEKLLDEAVQAVKVQSFQMKRCLDKNKLMDALKHASNMLGELRTSMLSPKSYYELYMAISDELHYLEVYLTDEFAKGRKVSDLYELVQYAGNIIPRLYLLITVGVVYVRSFPQSRKDILKDLVEMCRGVQHPLRGLFLRNYLLQCTRNILPDDGEPPEGTEEMTGDINDSIDFVLLNFAEMNKLWVRMQHQGHSRDREKREKERQELRILVGTNLVRLSQLEGVNVDKYKQVVLPGVLEQVVNCRDSLAQEYLMECIIQVFPDEFHLQTLNPFLRSCAELHQHVNVKNIIIALIDRLALFAHREDGPGIPAEIKLFDIFSQQVATVIQSRQDMPSEDVVSLQVSLINLAMKCYPDRVDYVDKVLESTVEIFNKLNLEHIATSSAVSKELTRLLKIPVDTYNNILTVLKLKYFPPLFEYFDFESRKTMSCYVLTNTLDHNTTIVAQEQVDAILSLVSTLIQDQPDQPAEDPDAEDFAEEQSLVGRFIHLLHSDDPDQQYLILNTARKHFGAGGNQRIRYTLPPLVFAAYQLAFRYKENSSWDDKWEKKCQKIFSFAHQTISALIKAELAELPLRLFLQGALAAGEIAFENHETVAYEFMSQAFSLYEDEISDSKAQLAAIMLIIGTFEHTRCFSEENHEPLRTQCALAASKLLKKPDQCRAVSVCAHLFWSGRSTEKNGEEIRDGKRVMECLKKALKIANQCMDPSLQVQLFIEILNRYICFYERENDAVTVQVLNQLIQKIREDLPGLETSEETEQINKHFHNTLEHLRLQKESPQSEGPAYEGLVL from the exons ATG CCTACTACCCAGTCTCCCCAGGATGAGCAGGAGAAGCTTCTGGATGAGGCTGTGCAGGCAGTCAAAGTCCAATCCTTTCAGATGAAACGATGCCTG GACAAGAACAAGCTAATGGATGCTCTAAAGCATGCTTCTAACATGCTTGGAGAATTGAGGACCTCTATGCTGTCCCCCAAGAGTTACTATGAGCTCT ACATGGCCATCTCTGATGAGCTGCACTACTTGGAGGTCTATTTGACAGACGAGTTTGCCAAGGGTCGCAAGGTTTCTGACCTTTATGAACTTGTCCAATATGCTGGCAACATCATTCCTAGGCT CTACCTCCTGATTACCGTAGGGGTGGTGTATGTGCGCTCATTTCCTCAGTCCCGAAAGGACATCTTGAAGGACCTGGTGGAgatgtgtcgaggtgtccaGCATCCTCTTCGGGGGCTGTTCCTCAGGAACTACCTACTGCAGTGCACTCGCAACATCCTCCCAGATGATGGAGAGCCGCCTGA AGGGACTGAAGAGATGACTGGCGACATTAACGACTCCATCGACTTTGTCCTGCTTAATTTTGCCGAGATGAACAAGCTTTGGGTGCGTATGCAGCACCAGGGCCACAGCCGTGATCGCGAGAAGAGGGAAAAGGAGAGGCAAGAGCTTCGGATCCTGGTTGGAACAAATCTTGTTCGCCTCAGCCAGCTGGAAGGAGTCAATGTGGACAAGTACAAACAG GTTGTGTTACCAGGTGTGCTGGAGCAGGTGGTAAACTGTAGAGATTCACTTGCCCAGGAGTATCTCATGGAGTGCATCATTCAG GTGTTCCCAGATGAATTCCATCTTCAGACACTCAACCCGTTTCTTCGCTCGTGTGCTGAATTACACCAGCACGTCAATGTCAAAAACATTATCATTGCGCTTATTGACAG ATTAGCACTCTTCGCACACAGAGAAGATGGCCCCGGTATCCCGGCTGAAATCAAACTGTTTGACATCTTCTCCCAACAAGTGGCCACCGTCATTCAG TCTCGCCAGGATATGCCATCGGAGGACGTAGTGTCTCTCCAGGTGTCCCTTATAAACCTGGCCATGAAGTGCTACCCCGATCGTGTGGACTATGTGGACAAAGTCCTAGAGAGCACCGTTGAGATCTTTAACAAGCTCAATTTGGAACA CATCGCAACCAGTAGTGCCGTGTCCAAGGAGCTGACCAGGCTGCTCAAGATACCCGTGGATACCTACAACAACATCCTTACGGTTCTGAAGCTCAAGTACTTCCCACCTCTCTTTGAGTACTTTGACTTTGAGTCACGCAAAACCATGAGCTGCTACGTCCTGACCAACACCTTggaccacaacaccaccatcgTAGCGCAGGAGCAG GTGGACGCCATCCTTAGTCTCGTGTCCACACTGATTCAAGACCAGCCAGACCAGCCTGCCGAGGACCCGGACGCAGAGGACTTTGCTGAGGAGCAGAGTCTGGTCGGCCGTTTCATTCACCTGCTGCATTCAGACGACCCCGACCAGCAGTACCTG ATATTGAATACAGCCAGGAAGCATTTTGGCGCAGGCGGAAACCAAAGGATTCGATACACTCTCCCTCCGCTGGTGTTTGCTGCCTACCAGCTGGCCTTCAGATACAAAGAGAATTCTTCTTGG GATGACAAGTGGGAGAAGAAGTGTCAGAAGATCTTCTCCTTCGCCCACCAGACCATTAGTGCTCTCATCAAGGCAGAGCTTGCGGAGCTTCCCCTCCGGCTTTTCCTCCAGGGGGCACTAGCAGCAGGAGAGATCGCCTTTGAGAACCACGAAACTGTAGCCTACGAATTTATGTCACAG GCCTTCTCTCTGTACGAGGATGAGATCAGCGACTCAAAGGCCCAGCTCGCAGCCATCATGCTCATCATCGGAACCTTTGAGCACACCCGCTGCTTCAGTGAGGAGAATCATGAGCCTCTGAGGACCCAGTGTGCACTGGCTGCCTCTAAGCTGCTAAAGAAACCCGACCAGTGCCGTGCAGTCAGTGTCTGCGCCCATCTCTTCTGGTCTGGCCGGAGCACAGAAAAGAACGGAGAAGAG ATCCGTGATGGGAAGCGAGTGATGGAGTGTCTGAAGAAAGCCCTAAAAATTGCAAACCAGTGCATGGACCCGTCACTGCAGGTCCAGCTGTTCATTGAAATCCTTAACAGATACATCTGCTTCTATGAGCGGGAGAATGATGCG GTCACGGTTCAGGTATTAAACCAGCTGATCCAGAAGATCCGAGAAGACTTGCCTGGTCTGGAAACAAGTGAGGAGACTGAGCAGATCAATAAGCACTTCCACAACACCCTGGAGCATCTTCGCTTACAGAAAGAGTCTCCTCAGTCTGAGGGCCCTGCCTATGAGGGCCTGGTCCTCTAA
- the orc6 gene encoding origin recognition complex subunit 6 isoform X1, whose protein sequence is MEMEIFAKLAGKMGIGSAKLIRKAEEYGRLSQVKCMALNKVTPTSEAVICLDLAASYMKMPLDKEYAIKLSGITKKLYLSNLKAMECLMGLERHLGLSELGVQYGCMEAVGVATQILERYKKSLPSAQQQDLDLSKPLFTTTALYSACRCLKIQVDQKLAASSGAKKAVFGRLSVQFQSFGQDICKEPTTKMAQKKIAPKKMAQKKAPKRLEPMENLEVVEEDCLPSSVKQQKKEDKAEEGKTEIGQNYEEWKRKILENALKSNAEKCDS, encoded by the exons ATGGAGATGGAAATATTTGCAAAGCTTGCTGGCAAAATGGGTATCGGTTCTGCGAAATTAATTCG AAAGGCAGAAGAATACGGCCGTTTGTCTCAGGTGAAGTGCATGGCTCTTAACAAAGTTACACCAACCAGTGAAGCAGTGATATGTCTAGATTTGGCAGCGTCCTACATGAAGATGCCTCTCGACAAA GAATATGCCATCAAACTCTCTGGGATAACTAAGAAGCTGTACCTGAGTAACCTTAAGGCAATGGAGTGTTTGATGGGTCTGGAACGTCACCTAGGTCTTAGTGAGCTGGGTGTTCAATATGGCTGCATGGAGGCAGTTGGAGTTGCTACACAAATACTGGAAAG GTACAAAAAAAGCCTCCCTTCTGCTCAGCAGCAGGACCTGGACCTGTCTAAACCTCTTTTCACCACCACAGCTCTCTACTCGGCCTGCAG ATGCCTAAAGATACAAGTTGACCAAAAGCTGGCAGCGTCGTCTGGTGCCAAGAAGGCTGTCTTTGGTCGTCTTTCTGTCCAATTCCAGAGTTTTGGACAGGACATCTGCA AGGAACCTACTACGAAAATGGCACAGAAGAAAATAGCGCCGAAGAAAATGGCACAGAAAAAAGCACCAAAACGACTTGAACCAATGGAAAACCTTGAAGTGGTCGAAG AGGATTGTCTGCCATCATCCGTTAAGCAACAGAAGAAAGAAGATAAGGCAGAAGAGGGAAAAACTGAGATTGGACAGAACTATGAAGAGTGGAAGAGGAAAATTCTGGAAAATGCTTTGAAATCGAATGCAGAGAAATGTGATTCGTAG
- the orc6 gene encoding origin recognition complex subunit 6 isoform X2, translating into MEKKAEEYGRLSQVKCMALNKVTPTSEAVICLDLAASYMKMPLDKEYAIKLSGITKKLYLSNLKAMECLMGLERHLGLSELGVQYGCMEAVGVATQILERYKKSLPSAQQQDLDLSKPLFTTTALYSACRCLKIQVDQKLAASSGAKKAVFGRLSVQFQSFGQDICKEPTTKMAQKKIAPKKMAQKKAPKRLEPMENLEVVEEDCLPSSVKQQKKEDKAEEGKTEIGQNYEEWKRKILENALKSNAEKCDS; encoded by the exons ATGGAGAA AAAGGCAGAAGAATACGGCCGTTTGTCTCAGGTGAAGTGCATGGCTCTTAACAAAGTTACACCAACCAGTGAAGCAGTGATATGTCTAGATTTGGCAGCGTCCTACATGAAGATGCCTCTCGACAAA GAATATGCCATCAAACTCTCTGGGATAACTAAGAAGCTGTACCTGAGTAACCTTAAGGCAATGGAGTGTTTGATGGGTCTGGAACGTCACCTAGGTCTTAGTGAGCTGGGTGTTCAATATGGCTGCATGGAGGCAGTTGGAGTTGCTACACAAATACTGGAAAG GTACAAAAAAAGCCTCCCTTCTGCTCAGCAGCAGGACCTGGACCTGTCTAAACCTCTTTTCACCACCACAGCTCTCTACTCGGCCTGCAG ATGCCTAAAGATACAAGTTGACCAAAAGCTGGCAGCGTCGTCTGGTGCCAAGAAGGCTGTCTTTGGTCGTCTTTCTGTCCAATTCCAGAGTTTTGGACAGGACATCTGCA AGGAACCTACTACGAAAATGGCACAGAAGAAAATAGCGCCGAAGAAAATGGCACAGAAAAAAGCACCAAAACGACTTGAACCAATGGAAAACCTTGAAGTGGTCGAAG AGGATTGTCTGCCATCATCCGTTAAGCAACAGAAGAAAGAAGATAAGGCAGAAGAGGGAAAAACTGAGATTGGACAGAACTATGAAGAGTGGAAGAGGAAAATTCTGGAAAATGCTTTGAAATCGAATGCAGAGAAATGTGATTCGTAG